A segment of the Pseudochaenichthys georgianus unplaced genomic scaffold, fPseGeo1.2 scaffold_703_arrow_ctg1, whole genome shotgun sequence genome:
GGACCCACTGGACTACTGGACCCACTGGTCTACTGGACCCACTGGACTACTGGACTACTGGACCCACTGGTCTACTGGACCCACTGGACTACTGGACTACTGGACTACTGGACCCACTGGACTACTGGACCCACTGGACTACTGGACCCACTGGTCTACTGGACCCACTGGACTACTGGACTACTGGACCCACTGGTCTACTGGACCCACTGGTCTACTGGACCCACTGGACTACTGGACTACTGGACCCACTGGTCTACTGGACCCACTGGACTACTGGACTACTGGACCCACTGGACTACTGGACCCACTGGTCTACTGGACCCACTGGACTACTGGACTACTGGACCCACTGGACTACTGGACCCACTGGTCTACTGGACTACTGGACTACTGGACCCACTGGTCTACTGGACTACTGGACCCACTGGTCCACTGGACTACTGGACCCACTGGTCTACTGGACTACTGGACCCACTGGTCTACTGGTCTACTGGACCCACTGGTCCACTGGACTACTGGACCCACTGGTCTACTGGACTACTGGACCCACTGGTCCACTGGACTACTGGACCCACTGGTCTACTGGACTACTGGACCCACTGGTCTACTGGTCTACTGGACCCACTGGTCCACTGGACTACTGGACCCACTGGTCTACTGGTCCACTAGTCCACTGGTCCACTGGTCTACTGGTCCACTGGTCTACTGGTCCACTAGTCTACTGGTATATTGGTCTACTGGACCCACTGGTCTACTGGACCCACTGGTCTACTGGTCCACTGGACTACTGGACCCACTGGTCTACTGGACTACTGGACCCACTGGTCTACTGGACCCACTGGTCTACTGGACTACTGGACCCACTGGACTACTGGACCCACTGGTCTACTGGACTACTGGACCCACTGGTCCACTGGACCCACTGGTCTACTGGACCCACTGGACTACTGGACCCACTGGTCTACTGGACCCACTGGTCTACTGGTCCACTGGACTACTGGACTACTGGACCCACTGGTCTACTGGACTACTGGACCCACTGGTCTACTGGACTACTGGACCCGCTGGTCTACTGGACCCACTGGTCTACTGGACCCACTGTTCTCTGAGGCATCGTCTAAACACCATAGAACCCTCCAGCCCTTTAGCCCTTTGTAAATGCACCTCTTTCACTTCCTTTATCCTCCTGAAATGTAAATCCTTagcatacaatacaatacaactttatttataaagcactttaaacctccagaccaaagtgctgtacaggcaaacagataaaacacagctcagctcacacaccatacaacaagtacaagtaaaaacaaaaaacaatttaaatgcaaaaaagcaACTCTCTGAAAGATGTTGAAACGctgaggagaagaggtgggtttaaGAAGCGATGTGAAAGCAGGCGGTGTGGAGGCCtgtctggtctccaggggcagagcgctccacagtgtgggaggagcctgtctggtctccaggggcagagcgctccacagtgtgggaggagcctgtctggtctccaggggcagagcgctccacagtgtgggaggagcctgtctggtctccaggggcagagcgctccacagtgtgggaggagcctgtctggtctccaggggcagagcgctccacagggcgggaggagcctgtctggtctccaggggcagagcgctCCACAGGGCGGGAGCCGCGACAGAGAAGCAACGCCCCTCTGAGCTGGGACCTGGTTTTAGGCACCTTCAGGAGCGGCTGGTCCGCTGACCGGAGAGGGCGGCTCGGCGTGTAGTGCTGTATCAGCTCAGCCAGGTGGTGGGGTCATGCCATTTagggatttaaaagtaaataaaataattttaaaaTGGATCCTAAAATAAATTGGCAGCCAGTGGAGAGAAGCTAAAACGGGGGAGATGTGGTCAGACTTCCGTGTGCCAGTTAAGAGccttgctgcagcattttgcacCCGCTGCAGTCGTGCGAGCATCTGTCTCTGTTAAACACATACCAGACTGAAATACAATGTAACATTGGAAAAGCCAATCAGAGTATAAGACTATATGTTTTACATGTTTATACGACACTGTTATGATGACGATGTTTATGcccgcacacacacagctggtttGCGGTGCACGCCGTCAGCATGAACTACACCAACCGGATGGTGAGCAGCGACAACATGGGATACGCCTCCTACCTGCTGGAGCAGGACAAGAACCGCGGGCAGCTGCCTGGACAGGTGGGGCGCCGGCACTCAACATGACTGTGTCTACCTTCATTCGGATGAAAAACAATGATCATACTGTACCATGACGACACTGGGGGTCCAGAAGGTCCAGCTAAATGAAGTCGTGTAATAACAGCGACCTGGACAGGTGGCGCCATTACACAAAACGATCATTTCTACCTTTGTTCTGAAAAAggtaaacgtgtgtgtgtgtgtgtgtgtgtgtgcgtgcgtgcgtgcgtgcgtgcgtgcgtgtgtgtgtgtgtgtgtgtgtgtgtgtgtgtgtgtgtgtgcgtgtgtgtgtgtacagggaGGTTTCGTTGCTGGTTTCTCATCCAGTAATCTCGGGGACGTCAGTCCGAACACCAAAGGTCCTCACTGCATGAACACCGGGCTGCCCTGTGACTACCTGAACAGCTCCTGTCCCGTGGGAGgggtaaacacacaaacacacacacacacaacacacaacacacatacacgcacacacatagcaGACCATAAACGGTGTGTGTTTTAGACTAAGCAGTGTGGGGCGTTCGGACCTGGAGCCGACATGTTCGAGAGCACGAGGATCATCGGACACAGCATCTACATGAAggccaaggtgtgtgtgtgtgtgtgtgtgtgtgtgtgtgtgtgtgtgtgtgtgtgtgtgtgtgtgtgtgtgtgtgtgtgtgtgtgtgtgtgtgtgtgtgtgtgtgtgtgtgtgtgtgtgtgtgtgtgtgtgtgtgtgtgtgtgtgtgtgtgtgtgtgtgtgtgtgtgtgtgtgtgtgtgatagattAATATTTACCTAACCTTTACTGTACATTAAGTCATTCAAATATTATTACATTAGGTTAAAAAATAGCTTTTAATGATACAATTCTGAAATATTTTTTTCGTGGCAGTTTTTGGACTGAAGTTGGTTACAAATGTAATTCAGTGGAAGTGGaaaatagtatttatattattttacatCCGTTGTGTCCACTCAGCCCATCAGAGCAACGTTTTTGAAGAGAGTTACaaggaataaataaaaaaatggaaaCAATTAAAATACTTGTTCTTAGTACATTGTGGGGTGCCATTTTCACGAAGTGCTTTGTGGGGACCCTTTATTGGAGGTTAGCAAATTCAGACAATTTATCTgacaagcgtgtgtgtgtgtgtgtgtgtgtgtgtgtgtgtgtgtgtgtgtgtgtgtgtgtgtgtgtgtgtgtgtgtgtgtgtgtgtgtgtgtgtgtgtgtgtgtgtgtgtgtgtgtgtgtgtgtgtgtattatctGCCCCCTGAAGGAGCTGTATGGTACTGCAGTGGAAGAGGTTACAGGTGTTCTGCACTCGGCCCATCAGTGGGTCAACATGACGGATGTTACTGTCCAGATCAACGCCACACACACGGTCAGCAACTCACACATCATGGAGAACAGGTTTTAGCCACGTTAGCATGTGTAGCTCAAGCTTTTTCTTAAGGGAGCTAAAAGAGAGGAAAAGCAGAAGTGGAAATCCAGAATTATCTgatatgtttgttttttctcgTTGGATTTTAGtgcattattatttatgtatttaatcactatttctattctatttttatttgtatttacttgcactctTTTAGCTGTTATATTTGTTCTATGTCcatatgttgcactgttggaagagcctgtgacctaagttttTCATTGACACATCTACCCTGTAGCTGACGTACAAAGGAAAATAAAGCCTTACATCTTGAATCTTCAGGCCAGTACATGTAAACCAGCTCTGGGTCACAGTTTTGCAGCGGGAACAACAGACGGAGGAGGAGACCTCAACTTTACTCAGGGTGATTATACAGTCTTTCTAACGTCATTATACTGAAGGTCATTATAATGAATTTCCTCCATCATTCTGGTTTGAATCCCCCTAACCCTCCTCTCTCTTTAGGCGCTGTGGAGGGCGACCCGTTCTGGGACGGGATCAGAAATGCTCTGCTGGGTGAGCCGTCCAATCAGTCGCAGGCATGTCATCATCCCAAACCCATCCTTTTCAACACCGGGGAGGTGAGACGCTTTCACACCGAGGGTTAAACATCTGTATTTGTTGTCGTTATTTAAATGTGCCCATAAAATACCACGAGTGGAAACATCACAACCATTTTTGGAAACTTAAAAACATGAATTAATAATCTAAAATTATTCCAAAAAAGGTTCGAGTGAAACTGGAGAAAGTGTGGGAAGATTTTAAAATATATCGAACATTTTTTGAGTCAACTCGGAAGAATCCCAACAAACTTTGGAaactttaaaatataaaaaatataaaagtTATTCAAATCTTTTTGGGGAAAAAgtagaacatttaaaaaaaatcttcaaaCGTAAGAAAGAAAACCTAAACTGGTGAAAACAAAAATATcaaaaaatataacaaaaatcGAGTGGAAAAATCTTATAAATATCACAAccgacatgtgtgtgtgtttgttcatGTATGTttctgtatatgtgtgtgtgtgtgtgtgtgtgtgtgtgtgtgtgtgtgtgtgtgtgtgtgtgtgtgtgtgtgtgtgtgtgtgtgtgtgtgtgtgtgtgtagatgaaCTGGCCTCTGCCCTGGCATCCTCAGATCGTTGACGTTCAGATCATCACTGTCGGCTCTGTAGCTGTGGTGGCCGTTCCTGGAGAGATGACGTAAAAACACTTtaataatataaaaatcaaATACTTTAAAACGTTTTTATTTCATCTTGTATTCATAATCTGAGTTGTAGTTGAGTATTCAACCACTGAGGActttatacagtatatacatggagggaattgtagtttttccAAAATGAGtttcatatgatatgatatgaatGGGGAACGTTAGAtgtaaagaaatatttaaaaataacatttattttctagtgTCTTTTTAGGAGACTATTAactctaaataaaaaaatacatgtgaaatattcatttacatttttcttgTTATATTTTGTCCTTTTATATTTCAGCACCATGTCGGGGAGGAGGTTAAGAGAAGCCGtcaaacaggtgagacacaacGAGGACACAACACATCAACACATCTgcaacaggtcatgtgatcatactgtgtgatgtgtgtgtgtgtgtgtgtgtgtgtgtgtgtgtgtgtgtgtgtgtgtgtgtgtgtgtgtgtgtgtgtgtgtgtgtgtgtgtgtgtgtgtgtgtgtgtgttaggagcTGCAGTCGGagggtgcgttcagggactcgGAGGTGGTGATCGCCGGCCTGAGTAACATCTACACGCACTACATCACCACCTTCGAAGAGTACCAGGTACAAACAGCAGAGGCTCAGTTGTAAAGAAGAATTGAATAAACAGGATTTCTGGCAAACAAAGAGTAAATAATTCtaagtgcattgttgttgtttttttccagGTGCAGCGGTACGAAGGCGCGTCCACCATCTACGGTCCGCACACGCTCAGTGCGTACCTGCAGAAATACAGACGGCTGGCCCGAGCCATCGCACAGGTGAGGCTGACATTTTTATTTAGAAAAACTGAAGTTAATTAGTTAATTATAATTTGCAAAAAGAACTTAGAGAGAACTTAAAGAGAAAAGTTAGAAAATctccaaaataaaagcatacgtTGAACTTAAATAGTTGGGAATTTTTTCTAaatatttcaaatgtattcCTCAAGAAAATCCCAACCttaattttaaatgttatttattaaattattattcTTAAATTATTGAATTCTTTCAGCAAAAAATGTTCCAGAGATATTAAAATTGTTTTTCCTTCATTTATTTCAGTCTTGTTTTGAGTTAAAATGACAAAAAACCCGCTTTCATTATTGAGATTACGCCTTAATGTTGACAACATCTAAACAAATTAAGTCTTCGAACACCAACGGTACTAACAGTGTTTGGATATCTGTTTGCAGGACCGGGTGTCGGAGCTGCCGGTCGGCCCGGAGCCGCCTTTCTTTACGAAGAAACTCTTCAATCTGCTTCCTGCACCGAGGATTGACAGGAAACCCGTGAACACCAGCTTTGGAGACGTCCTGCAGCAGGTTCTCCCCGTCTACAGACCGGTGGGACATTTAAAATCATAAATCATCCTCTGTGGCTTCCCTCAGGGCTCCATACTGGGCCCCATTCCTTTTAGGGTTTAAGGTTTTCTCCCGTCATTTTGCCGACGACACCCTGCTGTTTCTATCTGAATGATTATGGATTAAACTGTTTTAATTTGCCCTTTTAGGTTTTACACTAAAAAGGTTTTATACCCTCGTTATGCTGACGACAGCCTTCTGTTTCTATGTGGAAAAACATTAATTAAAATACTTTAATATGTGTTTCAGGGGGATGTTGTCTCCGTCACGTTCGTAGCAGGAAACCCAAGAAACTCTGGAGACATCGTAAGAACAAaatctgttttatttatttttgttaccgTCTTTGTTTTCCAGTCCTCTCTAACCTCGTTCCGGTCATCTGTTACAGAGAGATAAAACTTTTGTAACTGTTGAGATTCACGACAACCGGACAAACACCTGGGAGGTCGTTTACACTGATGCATCATGGGAAACCAGGTACGTTAGCGTGTACTTTAGTAAGTCCTGCATCATAAAAGTAACTTAAACATTTTGTTATAAAAATGAAATTCATGATTTtgacaaaaataataaaaattgtATAAATATTCAAAAATGAGCCCAAAGTGTTTAGTCCTGCAAAAAGCACTAAAGTAAATACATTCATATTTAGAGCCCTGCAGTGTTTGAGTTGGACGTCTCTCTGCAGGTTTCATTGGCTGAAGGGTTCGTTCCAGCGCAGTAAAGCCACCGTGGATTGGTTCGTCCCGGCGGCGGCGCCCAGCGGCTCCTACAGGATCAAACACTTCGGAAACTTCAAAGAGAAGAAGGACGTCTTCAAGCCGTACGAAGGGACGTCCGACGTCTTCACCGTCACCGGCAGTTTTTACTACCAGTGACATCATCGTCTGCAGCGAGGGGGACTTGACGGGACTTTAGGAACAGCTGTAGAGAAATTCATTATCAACGGAGAATATTCTGACGATTCAAACATGTCTATAAATACTGGAATCAAGATATCAAATATGAATCATGTA
Coding sequences within it:
- the asah2 gene encoding neutral ceramidase, coding for MTRRLSALEATLAVLFVLMTVVSVTLITLMATGKAHTGPESFLIGLGRADCTGPAADIPLMGYAVPQQTAAGIHTRLYSRAFIIDDGRRRVVFVTADVGMISQRLRLEVLRALQLKYGDLYRQDNVVLSGTHTHSGPAGYFQYTLFMISCKGFIKESIEPLVNGIVKSIDIAHSSIRPGRIFRSRGELENSSLNRSPHSYLNNPESERHRYKWNTDKQVLVLKFTNLHGDGIGMLSWFAVHAVSMNYTNRMVSSDNMGYASYLLEQDKNRGQLPGQGGFVAGFSSSNLGDVSPNTKGPHCMNTGLPCDYLNSSCPVGGTKQCGAFGPGADMFESTRIIGHSIYMKAKELYGTAVEEVTGVLHSAHQWVNMTDVTVQINATHTASTCKPALGHSFAAGTTDGGGDLNFTQGAVEGDPFWDGIRNALLGEPSNQSQACHHPKPILFNTGEMNWPLPWHPQIVDVQIITVGSVAVVAVPGEMTTMSGRRLREAVKQELQSEGAFRDSEVVIAGLSNIYTHYITTFEEYQVQRYEGASTIYGPHTLSAYLQKYRRLARAIAQDRVSELPVGPEPPFFTKKLFNLLPAPRIDRKPVNTSFGDVLQQVLPVYRPGDVVSVTFVAGNPRNSGDIRDKTFVTVEIHDNRTNTWEVVYTDASWETRFHWLKGSFQRSKATVDWFVPAAAPSGSYRIKHFGNFKEKKDVFKPYEGTSDVFTVTGSFYYQ